One genomic segment of Vulpes vulpes isolate BD-2025 chromosome 2, VulVul3, whole genome shotgun sequence includes these proteins:
- the STRADA gene encoding STE20-related kinase adapter protein alpha isoform X5 produces the protein MSSFLPEGGRYELLTVIGKGFEDLMTVNLARYKPTGEYVTVRRINLEACSNEMVTFLQGELHVSKLFSHPNILPYRATFIADNELWVVTSFMAYGSAKDLICTHFMDGMNELAIAYILQGVLKALDYIHHMGYVHRSVKASHILISSDGKVYLSGLRSNLSMISHGQRQRVVHDFPKYSVKVLPWLSPEVLQQNLQGYDAKSDIYSVGITACELANGHVPFKDMPATQMLLEKLNGTVPCLLDTSTIPAEELTMSTSRSAANSGLSDSLATSTPRTSNGDSPSHPYHRTFSPHFHHFVEQCLQRNPDVRPSASTLLNHSFFKQRFLALTDQLSWGHLPHGVLGARATGSTPTCLSSLRSSDAPQRLCLSYYALSPPSPILRAASLRITAESLAW, from the exons ATGAGTAGCTTCCTGCCAGAGGGAGGGCGCTATGAGCTACTCACCGTCATAG GCAAAGGATTTGAGGACCTGATGACAGTGAATCTAGCAAGGTACAAACCAACAGGGGAGTATGTGACAGTACGGAGGATTAACCTGGAAGCTTGTTCCAATGAGATGGTGACGTTCTTGCAG GGGGAGCTTCATGTCTCTAAACTCTTCAGCCATCCCAATATCCTGCCATATCGAGCCACCTTTATTGCAGACAATGAGCTGTGGGTTGTCACATCATTCATGGCATATG GTTCTGCAAAGGATCTCATCTGCACGCACTTCATGGATGGCATGAATGAACTGGCGATTGCTTACATCCTGCAGGGGGTGCTCAAGGCCCTGGACTATATCCACCACATGGGATACGTACACAG GAGTGTGAAAGCCAGCCACATTCTGATCTCCTCCGACGGGAAGGTCTACCTGTCTGGTTTACGCAGCAACCTCAGCATGATCAGCCATGGGCAACGGCAGCGTGTGGTCCACGACTTTCCCAAGTACAGTGTCAAGGTTCTGCCGTGGCTCAGCCCGGAGGTCCTCCAGCAG AATCTTCAGGGTTACGATGCCAAGTCTGACATCTACAGTGTGGGAATCACAGCCTGTGAGCTGGCCAATGGCCATGTCCCCTTTAAGGATATGCCCGCCACCCAG ATGCTGCTGGAGAAGCTGAATGGCACAGTGCCCTGCCTGCTGGACACCAGCACCATCCCCGCTGAGGAGCTGACCATGAGCACTTCACGCTCAGCAGCCAACTCTGGCCTGAGTGACAGCCTGGCCACAAGCACCCCTAGGACCTCCAATGGCGACTCGCCATCCCACCCCTATCACCGCACCTTTTCCCCTCACTTCCACCACTTTGTGGAGCAGTGCCTTCAGCGCAACCCTGACGTAAG ACCAAGTGCCAGCACCCTCCTGAACCATTCTTTCTTCAAGCAG AGATTTTTGGCTCTAACAGACCAGCTGTCATGGGGCCACTTGCCCCACGGTGTCCTGGGAGCCAGAGCAACAGGATCCACCCCCACCTGTCTCTCCTCCCTCAGATCAAGCGACGCGCCTCAGAGGCTTTGCCTGAGTTACTACGCCCTGTCACCCCCATCACCAATTTTGAGGGCAGCCAGCCTCAGGATCACAGCGGAATCTTTGGCCTGGTAA
- the STRADA gene encoding STE20-related kinase adapter protein alpha isoform X1, with amino-acid sequence MSFLVSKPERIRRWVSEKFIVEGLRDLELFGEQPPGDTRRKTNEASSESIASLSKQEIMSSFLPEGGRYELLTVIGKGFEDLMTVNLARYKPTGEYVTVRRINLEACSNEMVTFLQGELHVSKLFSHPNILPYRATFIADNELWVVTSFMAYGSAKDLICTHFMDGMNELAIAYILQGVLKALDYIHHMGYVHRSVKASHILISSDGKVYLSGLRSNLSMISHGQRQRVVHDFPKYSVKVLPWLSPEVLQQNLQGYDAKSDIYSVGITACELANGHVPFKDMPATQMLLEKLNGTVPCLLDTSTIPAEELTMSTSRSAANSGLSDSLATSTPRTSNGDSPSHPYHRTFSPHFHHFVEQCLQRNPDVRPSASTLLNHSFFKQRFLALTDQLSWGHLPHGVLGARATGSTPTCLSSLRSSDAPQRLCLSYYALSPPSPILRAASLRITAESLAW; translated from the exons accAATGAGGCGAGCTCAGAGTCGATAGCATCCCTCTCTAAACAGGAGATCATGAGTAGCTTCCTGCCAGAGGGAGGGCGCTATGAGCTACTCACCGTCATAG GCAAAGGATTTGAGGACCTGATGACAGTGAATCTAGCAAGGTACAAACCAACAGGGGAGTATGTGACAGTACGGAGGATTAACCTGGAAGCTTGTTCCAATGAGATGGTGACGTTCTTGCAG GGGGAGCTTCATGTCTCTAAACTCTTCAGCCATCCCAATATCCTGCCATATCGAGCCACCTTTATTGCAGACAATGAGCTGTGGGTTGTCACATCATTCATGGCATATG GTTCTGCAAAGGATCTCATCTGCACGCACTTCATGGATGGCATGAATGAACTGGCGATTGCTTACATCCTGCAGGGGGTGCTCAAGGCCCTGGACTATATCCACCACATGGGATACGTACACAG GAGTGTGAAAGCCAGCCACATTCTGATCTCCTCCGACGGGAAGGTCTACCTGTCTGGTTTACGCAGCAACCTCAGCATGATCAGCCATGGGCAACGGCAGCGTGTGGTCCACGACTTTCCCAAGTACAGTGTCAAGGTTCTGCCGTGGCTCAGCCCGGAGGTCCTCCAGCAG AATCTTCAGGGTTACGATGCCAAGTCTGACATCTACAGTGTGGGAATCACAGCCTGTGAGCTGGCCAATGGCCATGTCCCCTTTAAGGATATGCCCGCCACCCAG ATGCTGCTGGAGAAGCTGAATGGCACAGTGCCCTGCCTGCTGGACACCAGCACCATCCCCGCTGAGGAGCTGACCATGAGCACTTCACGCTCAGCAGCCAACTCTGGCCTGAGTGACAGCCTGGCCACAAGCACCCCTAGGACCTCCAATGGCGACTCGCCATCCCACCCCTATCACCGCACCTTTTCCCCTCACTTCCACCACTTTGTGGAGCAGTGCCTTCAGCGCAACCCTGACGTAAG ACCAAGTGCCAGCACCCTCCTGAACCATTCTTTCTTCAAGCAG AGATTTTTGGCTCTAACAGACCAGCTGTCATGGGGCCACTTGCCCCACGGTGTCCTGGGAGCCAGAGCAACAGGATCCACCCCCACCTGTCTCTCCTCCCTCAGATCAAGCGACGCGCCTCAGAGGCTTTGCCTGAGTTACTACGCCCTGTCACCCCCATCACCAATTTTGAGGGCAGCCAGCCTCAGGATCACAGCGGAATCTTTGGCCTGGTAA
- the STRADA gene encoding STE20-related kinase adapter protein alpha isoform X2, with translation MSFLRWVSEKFIVEGLRDLELFGEQPPGDTRRKTNEASSESIASLSKQEIMSSFLPEGGRYELLTVIGKGFEDLMTVNLARYKPTGEYVTVRRINLEACSNEMVTFLQGELHVSKLFSHPNILPYRATFIADNELWVVTSFMAYGSAKDLICTHFMDGMNELAIAYILQGVLKALDYIHHMGYVHRSVKASHILISSDGKVYLSGLRSNLSMISHGQRQRVVHDFPKYSVKVLPWLSPEVLQQNLQGYDAKSDIYSVGITACELANGHVPFKDMPATQMLLEKLNGTVPCLLDTSTIPAEELTMSTSRSAANSGLSDSLATSTPRTSNGDSPSHPYHRTFSPHFHHFVEQCLQRNPDVRPSASTLLNHSFFKQRFLALTDQLSWGHLPHGVLGARATGSTPTCLSSLRSSDAPQRLCLSYYALSPPSPILRAASLRITAESLAW, from the exons accAATGAGGCGAGCTCAGAGTCGATAGCATCCCTCTCTAAACAGGAGATCATGAGTAGCTTCCTGCCAGAGGGAGGGCGCTATGAGCTACTCACCGTCATAG GCAAAGGATTTGAGGACCTGATGACAGTGAATCTAGCAAGGTACAAACCAACAGGGGAGTATGTGACAGTACGGAGGATTAACCTGGAAGCTTGTTCCAATGAGATGGTGACGTTCTTGCAG GGGGAGCTTCATGTCTCTAAACTCTTCAGCCATCCCAATATCCTGCCATATCGAGCCACCTTTATTGCAGACAATGAGCTGTGGGTTGTCACATCATTCATGGCATATG GTTCTGCAAAGGATCTCATCTGCACGCACTTCATGGATGGCATGAATGAACTGGCGATTGCTTACATCCTGCAGGGGGTGCTCAAGGCCCTGGACTATATCCACCACATGGGATACGTACACAG GAGTGTGAAAGCCAGCCACATTCTGATCTCCTCCGACGGGAAGGTCTACCTGTCTGGTTTACGCAGCAACCTCAGCATGATCAGCCATGGGCAACGGCAGCGTGTGGTCCACGACTTTCCCAAGTACAGTGTCAAGGTTCTGCCGTGGCTCAGCCCGGAGGTCCTCCAGCAG AATCTTCAGGGTTACGATGCCAAGTCTGACATCTACAGTGTGGGAATCACAGCCTGTGAGCTGGCCAATGGCCATGTCCCCTTTAAGGATATGCCCGCCACCCAG ATGCTGCTGGAGAAGCTGAATGGCACAGTGCCCTGCCTGCTGGACACCAGCACCATCCCCGCTGAGGAGCTGACCATGAGCACTTCACGCTCAGCAGCCAACTCTGGCCTGAGTGACAGCCTGGCCACAAGCACCCCTAGGACCTCCAATGGCGACTCGCCATCCCACCCCTATCACCGCACCTTTTCCCCTCACTTCCACCACTTTGTGGAGCAGTGCCTTCAGCGCAACCCTGACGTAAG ACCAAGTGCCAGCACCCTCCTGAACCATTCTTTCTTCAAGCAG AGATTTTTGGCTCTAACAGACCAGCTGTCATGGGGCCACTTGCCCCACGGTGTCCTGGGAGCCAGAGCAACAGGATCCACCCCCACCTGTCTCTCCTCCCTCAGATCAAGCGACGCGCCTCAGAGGCTTTGCCTGAGTTACTACGCCCTGTCACCCCCATCACCAATTTTGAGGGCAGCCAGCCTCAGGATCACAGCGGAATCTTTGGCCTGGTAA
- the STRADA gene encoding STE20-related kinase adapter protein alpha isoform X4 — protein sequence MSFLRWVSEKFIVEGLRDLELFGEQPPGDTRRKTNEASSESIASLSKQEIMSSFLPEGGRYELLTVIGKGFEDLMTVNLARYKPTGEYVTVRRINLEACSNEMVTFLQGELHVSKLFSHPNILPYRATFIADNELWVVTSFMAYGSAKDLICTHFMDGMNELAIAYILQGVLKALDYIHHMGYVHRSVKASHILISSDGKVYLSGLRSNLSMISHGQRQRVVHDFPKYSVKVLPWLSPEVLQQNLQGYDAKSDIYSVGITACELANGHVPFKDMPATQMLLEKLNGTVPCLLDTSTIPAEELTMSTSRSAANSGLSDSLATSTPRTSNGDSPSHPYHRTFSPHFHHFVEQCLQRNPDVRPSASTLLNHSFFKQIKRRASEALPELLRPVTPITNFEGSQPQDHSGIFGLVTNLEELEVDDWEF from the exons accAATGAGGCGAGCTCAGAGTCGATAGCATCCCTCTCTAAACAGGAGATCATGAGTAGCTTCCTGCCAGAGGGAGGGCGCTATGAGCTACTCACCGTCATAG GCAAAGGATTTGAGGACCTGATGACAGTGAATCTAGCAAGGTACAAACCAACAGGGGAGTATGTGACAGTACGGAGGATTAACCTGGAAGCTTGTTCCAATGAGATGGTGACGTTCTTGCAG GGGGAGCTTCATGTCTCTAAACTCTTCAGCCATCCCAATATCCTGCCATATCGAGCCACCTTTATTGCAGACAATGAGCTGTGGGTTGTCACATCATTCATGGCATATG GTTCTGCAAAGGATCTCATCTGCACGCACTTCATGGATGGCATGAATGAACTGGCGATTGCTTACATCCTGCAGGGGGTGCTCAAGGCCCTGGACTATATCCACCACATGGGATACGTACACAG GAGTGTGAAAGCCAGCCACATTCTGATCTCCTCCGACGGGAAGGTCTACCTGTCTGGTTTACGCAGCAACCTCAGCATGATCAGCCATGGGCAACGGCAGCGTGTGGTCCACGACTTTCCCAAGTACAGTGTCAAGGTTCTGCCGTGGCTCAGCCCGGAGGTCCTCCAGCAG AATCTTCAGGGTTACGATGCCAAGTCTGACATCTACAGTGTGGGAATCACAGCCTGTGAGCTGGCCAATGGCCATGTCCCCTTTAAGGATATGCCCGCCACCCAG ATGCTGCTGGAGAAGCTGAATGGCACAGTGCCCTGCCTGCTGGACACCAGCACCATCCCCGCTGAGGAGCTGACCATGAGCACTTCACGCTCAGCAGCCAACTCTGGCCTGAGTGACAGCCTGGCCACAAGCACCCCTAGGACCTCCAATGGCGACTCGCCATCCCACCCCTATCACCGCACCTTTTCCCCTCACTTCCACCACTTTGTGGAGCAGTGCCTTCAGCGCAACCCTGACGTAAG ACCAAGTGCCAGCACCCTCCTGAACCATTCTTTCTTCAAGCAG ATCAAGCGACGCGCCTCAGAGGCTTTGCCTGAGTTACTACGCCCTGTCACCCCCATCACCAATTTTGAGGGCAGCCAGCCTCAGGATCACAGCGGAATCTTTGGCCTGGTAACGAACCTGGAAGAGCTAGAGGTGGACGACTGGGAGTTCTGA
- the STRADA gene encoding STE20-related kinase adapter protein alpha isoform X6 — translation MSSFLPEGGRYELLTVIGKGFEDLMTVNLARYKPTGEYVTVRRINLEACSNEMVTFLQGELHVSKLFSHPNILPYRATFIADNELWVVTSFMAYGSAKDLICTHFMDGMNELAIAYILQGVLKALDYIHHMGYVHRSVKASHILISSDGKVYLSGLRSNLSMISHGQRQRVVHDFPKYSVKVLPWLSPEVLQQNLQGYDAKSDIYSVGITACELANGHVPFKDMPATQMLLEKLNGTVPCLLDTSTIPAEELTMSTSRSAANSGLSDSLATSTPRTSNGDSPSHPYHRTFSPHFHHFVEQCLQRNPDVRPSASTLLNHSFFKQIKRRASEALPELLRPVTPITNFEGSQPQDHSGIFGLVTNLEELEVDDWEF, via the exons ATGAGTAGCTTCCTGCCAGAGGGAGGGCGCTATGAGCTACTCACCGTCATAG GCAAAGGATTTGAGGACCTGATGACAGTGAATCTAGCAAGGTACAAACCAACAGGGGAGTATGTGACAGTACGGAGGATTAACCTGGAAGCTTGTTCCAATGAGATGGTGACGTTCTTGCAG GGGGAGCTTCATGTCTCTAAACTCTTCAGCCATCCCAATATCCTGCCATATCGAGCCACCTTTATTGCAGACAATGAGCTGTGGGTTGTCACATCATTCATGGCATATG GTTCTGCAAAGGATCTCATCTGCACGCACTTCATGGATGGCATGAATGAACTGGCGATTGCTTACATCCTGCAGGGGGTGCTCAAGGCCCTGGACTATATCCACCACATGGGATACGTACACAG GAGTGTGAAAGCCAGCCACATTCTGATCTCCTCCGACGGGAAGGTCTACCTGTCTGGTTTACGCAGCAACCTCAGCATGATCAGCCATGGGCAACGGCAGCGTGTGGTCCACGACTTTCCCAAGTACAGTGTCAAGGTTCTGCCGTGGCTCAGCCCGGAGGTCCTCCAGCAG AATCTTCAGGGTTACGATGCCAAGTCTGACATCTACAGTGTGGGAATCACAGCCTGTGAGCTGGCCAATGGCCATGTCCCCTTTAAGGATATGCCCGCCACCCAG ATGCTGCTGGAGAAGCTGAATGGCACAGTGCCCTGCCTGCTGGACACCAGCACCATCCCCGCTGAGGAGCTGACCATGAGCACTTCACGCTCAGCAGCCAACTCTGGCCTGAGTGACAGCCTGGCCACAAGCACCCCTAGGACCTCCAATGGCGACTCGCCATCCCACCCCTATCACCGCACCTTTTCCCCTCACTTCCACCACTTTGTGGAGCAGTGCCTTCAGCGCAACCCTGACGTAAG ACCAAGTGCCAGCACCCTCCTGAACCATTCTTTCTTCAAGCAG ATCAAGCGACGCGCCTCAGAGGCTTTGCCTGAGTTACTACGCCCTGTCACCCCCATCACCAATTTTGAGGGCAGCCAGCCTCAGGATCACAGCGGAATCTTTGGCCTGGTAACGAACCTGGAAGAGCTAGAGGTGGACGACTGGGAGTTCTGA
- the STRADA gene encoding STE20-related kinase adapter protein alpha isoform X3, giving the protein MSFLVSKPERIRRWVSEKFIVEGLRDLELFGEQPPGDTRRKTNEASSESIASLSKQEIMSSFLPEGGRYELLTVIGKGFEDLMTVNLARYKPTGEYVTVRRINLEACSNEMVTFLQGELHVSKLFSHPNILPYRATFIADNELWVVTSFMAYGSAKDLICTHFMDGMNELAIAYILQGVLKALDYIHHMGYVHRSVKASHILISSDGKVYLSGLRSNLSMISHGQRQRVVHDFPKYSVKVLPWLSPEVLQQNLQGYDAKSDIYSVGITACELANGHVPFKDMPATQMLLEKLNGTVPCLLDTSTIPAEELTMSTSRSAANSGLSDSLATSTPRTSNGDSPSHPYHRTFSPHFHHFVEQCLQRNPDVRPSASTLLNHSFFKQIKRRASEALPELLRPVTPITNFEGSQPQDHSGIFGLVTNLEELEVDDWEF; this is encoded by the exons accAATGAGGCGAGCTCAGAGTCGATAGCATCCCTCTCTAAACAGGAGATCATGAGTAGCTTCCTGCCAGAGGGAGGGCGCTATGAGCTACTCACCGTCATAG GCAAAGGATTTGAGGACCTGATGACAGTGAATCTAGCAAGGTACAAACCAACAGGGGAGTATGTGACAGTACGGAGGATTAACCTGGAAGCTTGTTCCAATGAGATGGTGACGTTCTTGCAG GGGGAGCTTCATGTCTCTAAACTCTTCAGCCATCCCAATATCCTGCCATATCGAGCCACCTTTATTGCAGACAATGAGCTGTGGGTTGTCACATCATTCATGGCATATG GTTCTGCAAAGGATCTCATCTGCACGCACTTCATGGATGGCATGAATGAACTGGCGATTGCTTACATCCTGCAGGGGGTGCTCAAGGCCCTGGACTATATCCACCACATGGGATACGTACACAG GAGTGTGAAAGCCAGCCACATTCTGATCTCCTCCGACGGGAAGGTCTACCTGTCTGGTTTACGCAGCAACCTCAGCATGATCAGCCATGGGCAACGGCAGCGTGTGGTCCACGACTTTCCCAAGTACAGTGTCAAGGTTCTGCCGTGGCTCAGCCCGGAGGTCCTCCAGCAG AATCTTCAGGGTTACGATGCCAAGTCTGACATCTACAGTGTGGGAATCACAGCCTGTGAGCTGGCCAATGGCCATGTCCCCTTTAAGGATATGCCCGCCACCCAG ATGCTGCTGGAGAAGCTGAATGGCACAGTGCCCTGCCTGCTGGACACCAGCACCATCCCCGCTGAGGAGCTGACCATGAGCACTTCACGCTCAGCAGCCAACTCTGGCCTGAGTGACAGCCTGGCCACAAGCACCCCTAGGACCTCCAATGGCGACTCGCCATCCCACCCCTATCACCGCACCTTTTCCCCTCACTTCCACCACTTTGTGGAGCAGTGCCTTCAGCGCAACCCTGACGTAAG ACCAAGTGCCAGCACCCTCCTGAACCATTCTTTCTTCAAGCAG ATCAAGCGACGCGCCTCAGAGGCTTTGCCTGAGTTACTACGCCCTGTCACCCCCATCACCAATTTTGAGGGCAGCCAGCCTCAGGATCACAGCGGAATCTTTGGCCTGGTAACGAACCTGGAAGAGCTAGAGGTGGACGACTGGGAGTTCTGA